The genomic DNA TAAATGACTTTCCCTTTAAAGACAGCTATTCTAAATGACTTCCCCTTTAAGACAGCTATTCTAAATGACTTTCCCTTTAAAGACAGCTATTCTAAATGACTTCCCCTTTAAAGAAAGAGAGAGCTATGCGGTGTTCAGTACAGCGCAAAACCAGCAGCAACAGAAGTGACTCTGGGAGGGGAAAATGAAATGTGGAttatctgtgtgtttgtgtttgcttgtttgtaaataatatatacactgtatttatTGCAATGCGAATGTTTAAAATAtctaatttaacaaataaaaatacaactctGAAAATGTTTCCCTTGCACTaaccttgatttatttatttatttttgtcggcTCAATTATATCAGCCGGCTTTTCTGTACTCGGATTAAAATCTTGTGTtattgaaaacaacaacaaccaaaaaataaaccCCAAACAACTGAAAAATGTCTGTGCCTTTCATTACCTCTCTGTTTCATtccctctttatttatttatgtgtttggtAAATTAAACTTCCCTTAAAATGTGGGgcaccatttattattattattattattattattattattattattattatttatttcgtatacatgcattatatatatatataattagttcaTATTTGCAATTGTAGTTTAGTttatagatctctctctctctctctctgaagccCCGCCCCCTCGCTTCATCCCGCCGCCGCAGATCTCGCGGTAGCTCGTGAATCGCACTGTCATGGCTGCCGAAGGAGTCGCGGTGTTTTTAAGTTGCTGAAATTTTCTCTTGAATTGTGTGAAACATGAGgaggtttgttttttgtgttttttttaaagacggGGCAAGCGGCAACACGACACCAAATACACGCCTAATAAggaatacagacagagagagaaagagacagaaagaTATATAAGCGACTTGACAGAAACAAAAAGGTAGGGTAAACATTGAAGGAGAGGATGCGAGGAGCGGTATTATTTACATGTAAGATATTGAATTTCAAACTAAACGTGTGAGACGCGTTCAATAACAACAGCAGAGTGACTGGGGAAACTGGGGCTGGCCTCGTATAAAGCCTACGTGTTTTTGtattcagttatatatatataaagtacataCTGTATCTACACAAATATAAACACAAATAGTACAATACTGTACCAGTGTGCTGAGCAAGTTGACAgctcacctcacacacacacagagagagagacagagagagaggagagacacacagagagagaaagagagacacacagagagagaaagagacagagagagaggagagaaaaagagagaggagagacaaagagagagagacacagagagagaaagagagagagagacacagagagagaaagagagagagagacacacagagagaaagagagagagagacacagagagagaaagagagagagacacacacagagagaaagagagagagagacacagagagagaaagagagagagagacacacagagagaaagagagagagcgctgACAGCAGCTGCTGCCATGGCAACGGTAGCAGCGGTGTCAGAACCAATCAGAGAGGCCGACCCGGAGACTGAGGAGTCCCAACCCGCCACCCCTCCTACGCAAGCAGAACCAGAACCAGGACCGGGGGAAGGGGGCGAGCCGGCCCTCAAAGTCCCGCGCGTCTCAAACGGGGGTCCGGAAGCGGCCCCACCTTCTGGGGAAAGCTCTGCCGGGCCAGCGGTTTCCATCCCGGAACCGCAGGTGGGCTCGGATGCCGGGCTCTCCGGAGTGACCCGGGCTTCAGAGGAAGGGAGTCTGGATCAGGCTGCTGCAGAGCTGAgcgggggagaggaggagagaggaggaggaggaggaggaggaggaggaggggcggCCGCCGCCTGCGAGGAGGTGGGAGTCGACATGCAGTGCGAGACACAGGGGAGCCAGGACGAGTAAGTAATTAGCAGCGGCTTCTTCAGTCGCAAGTcattttgttgcagctgttttgtGAGAAgctcgttttgttttttttaaacaggccgCGGCCGAGATGCTGATTCAAAGGGAACGCGGGAATCgggaactgatttaaaaaaaaaaaaaaaaaaaaaaaaactaactggaAATGGTTTTGCGTTCTGGAGCAGAGCCGACACGGACCGGTTAATGGAGTGATCGATCCTGCTCTCCTCCCAGGGCAGGGTTCTGACCCGGTGTCACTTTCTCTCCCGCAGCCTCGGTTTGGATTTTACCCATGATCCCACGCTGTTGACGGGAGCCTGGGCCGAATATTCTGGAATGACGGAAAACTTTCTCAAGGGCTGCAAATGGTAAGAAATGTCCCAGCGCtgtctctaaccactgagctcctcgaacccgctgccttccacactgcagcccagcgctgtctttatctaaccactgagctcctcaaacccgctgccttccacactgcagcccagcgctgtctttatctaaccactgagctcctcaaacccgctgccttccacactgcagcccagcgctgtctttatctaaccactgagctcctcaaacccgctgccttccacactgcagcccagcactgtctttatctaaccactgagctcctcaaacccgctgccttccacactgcagcccagcgctgtctttatctaaccactgagctcctcaaacccgctgccttccacactgcagcccagcactgtctttatctaaccactgagctcctcaaacccgctgccttccacactgcagcccagcgctgtctttatctaaccactgagctcctcaaacccgctgccttccacactgcagcccagcgctgtctttatctaaccactgagctcctcaaacccgctgccttccacactgcagaccagcgctgtctttatctaaccactgagctcctcaaacccgctgccttccacactgcagcccagcgctgtctttatctaaccactgagctcctcaaacccgctgccttccacactgcagcccagcgctgtctttatctaaccactgagctcctcaaacccgctgccttccacactgcagcccagcgctgtctttatctaaccactgagctcctcaaacccactgccttccacactgcagcccagcaccctaaccactgagctcctcaaacccgctgccttccacactgcagcccagcgctgtctttatctaaccactgagctcctcaaacccactgccttccacactgcagcccagcaccctaaccactgagctcctcaaacccactgccttccacactgcagcccagtgcgttatattaattttatatatatatatatgtatgtatgtaaaaaatatataattttctaaTTCTCACTTAGCTGTGCTTGGGTTAATTGCTGATTTGCAGTGATAAAGTACACTAGACACTAGTAGTAGTTTAAAGCCCCTAACTAACCAAAGTgatttctctcccccccccctctccctctctctcccccccccctctcccctctctctccccccccctctccctctccctctctctctccccctctctctctccccctctccctctctctcttcccctccctctctctcttcccctccctctctctcttcccctctccccccctctctctctctctctctctctctcaggccccGGATGGATTGTGTCTTGTGACCAACAGCGCTGACAACGTTCTCCGAGTCTACAACCTGCCCCCAGAACTCCACAGCCCGGACTGTGAGGGGCTCCCCCGAAATGGTGCGGCTCTCTGACCCAGGGGTCCCCAACCCTGACCCTAGACTTTGAGGATTatgacataattaaaaataaatagttaattaaaAACCTGTAGGAacctcatttagatcttttatttaactgcGAGATGCTTGCGATCGTTCAGCTGCTTTCCTTGAAGCCGAGTTAATTGATTGAGAGTTGAGAGTTGATTGATTTCCTCTactctcttctctccccctctctctccactctctcctctctcccctcccgtctcctctctctcctcccccctccctccctcctctctctctcactctcatctctcctccccccctccctcctctctctcctctcctctctcctctcctctctcctctccccctctctcctctctctctctctctctcctaccccctccctccctcctctactctcctctcccctctccctcctctctcctctcctctctcctctccctctctcccccctctctcccctcctctctcctctcccctctcccccctctctcccctcctctctcctctcccctctcccccccttcctcctctcctctctctcctcccccctccctcctctctctcctctcccctctcccctctctcttctctctctctcctctcccccctctcctctcccctctctcctctctcctctcctctctcccctctcctctcctctctcctctcccctctccccctctctcctctcctctctcctcagacccCTGTGTTGCGGATGGCGGAGGGAGATACAGTGTATGACTATTGCTGGTATCCACTCATGTCTTCCATGGAGCCGGAGACATGCTTGTGAGTGTTTGCAGATctgtatacacacactcacacacaatcactcacacaaacacacacacaatcactcacAACACACACAATCACTCACACTCATACTAACACTCACATTCACACaatcactcacactcacacacacaatcactcacactcatactcacactcacactcacatttatttttttgtcctgcACCCTCCCCTTCACCCAGCATCGCCAGCAGCAGCCGGGACAACCCCATCCACATCTGGGACGCCTTCTACGGTGACCTCCGAGCGACCTTCCGTCCCTACAACCACCTGGTgagcaaagggttaactctccgGGGCGCGTCACTTCCCTACGAGACCAGCAGGGGGAGcagcagaaaagaaaagaaaaaaatcagtttCCATACATTTCAACAGAACTAGCTCTGCTGTAAGGTTATAAACGCGTGGACAGCAAACGAGAAACCACTGCCCtgaacaagctcagctgtgtcttattattaaactcgcagtaaaaaccaggaatggatcaaatcgCAATGCAATAacagtcttattcccatccctggagaCTCCTATTGCGCAGCAGTTTCACCCGTGCCAGGTTTTCCTACCAGCTTGATCTGCCACAGTGTGTATGTAGGTAACGAGCTCAGGTGTGCGTCTCATTATTAAACTCTGTCAATCCTGCAGAGGGTGGAGCTGCTTGCTGTTCCCCTCCCTGGTGACGCTGTGTGCTTGCTGTTCCCCTCCCTGGTGACGCTGTGTGCTTGCTGTTCCCCTCCCTGGTGACCCTGTGTGCTTGCTGTTCCCCTCCCTGGTGACCCTGTGTGCTTGCTGTTCCCCTCCCTGGTGACCCTGTGTGCTTGCTGTTCCCCTCCCTGGTGACCCTGTGTGCTTGCTGTTCCCCTCCCTGGTGACCCTGTGTGCTTGCTGTTCCCCTCCCCCGTGACCCTGTGTGCTTGCTGTTCCCCTCCCCCGTGACCCTGTGTGCTTGCTGTTCCCCTCCCCCGTGACCCTGTGTGCTTGCTGTTCCCCTCCCTGGTGACGCTGTGTGCTTGCTGTTCCCCTCCCTGGTGACCCTGTGTGCTTGCTGTTCCCCTCCCTGGTGACCCTGTGTGCTTGCTGTTCCCCTCCCTGGTGACCCTGTGTGCTTGCTGTTCCCCTCCCTGGTGACCCTGTGTGCTTGCTGTTCCCCTCCCTGGTGACGCTGTGTGCTTGCTGTTCCCCTCCCCCGTGACCCTGTGTGCTTGCTGTTCCCCTCCCCCGTGACCCTGTGTGCTTGCTGTTCCCCTCCCCCGTGACCCTGTGTGCTTGCTGTTCCCCTCCCTGGTGACCCTGTGTGCTTGCTGTTCCCCTCCCTGGTGACCCTGTGTGCTTGCTGTTCCCCTCCCCCGTGACCCTGTGTGCTTGCTGTTCCCCTCCCTGGTGACGCTGTGTGCTTGCTGTTCCCCTCCCTGGTGACCCTGTGTGCTTGCTGTTCCCCTCCCTGGTGACCCTGTGTGCTTGCTGTTCCCCTCCCTGGTGACCCTGTGTGCTTGCTGTTCCCCTCCCTGGTGACCCTGTGTGCTTCCTGTTCTCAGGACGAGCTCTCTGCAGCTCACTCGCTGTGCTTCTCCCCCGACGGAGCCCAGCTGTTCTGCGGCTTCGACAGGATGGTGCGCGTGTTCCAGACCTGCAGACCCGGCCGCGACTGTGAGAAGAGACCCACGATGGGTGAGTGAGTGAGGCTGGGGAGAGCAGCGAGCAGCGagcagccccctccccctccccctccgtgCAGAAGCAGGGGCAGAGCGggctcatctctctctctctctctctctctctcagtgcagaAGCAGGGGCAGAGCGggctcatctctctctctctctctctctctctctctctctcagtgcagaAGCAGGGGCAGAGCGggctcatctctctctctctctctctctctcagtgcagaAGCAGGGGCAGAGCGggctcatctctctctctctctctctctctcagtgcagaAGCAGGGGCAGAGCGggctcatctctctctctctctctcagtgcagaAGCAGGGGCAGAGCGGGATCATCTCCTGCATTGCGTTCAGCCCGGCTCAGGACCTCTATGCCTGCGGCTCCTATTCCCGGACGGTGGGTCTGTACTCGCGGGCGGAGGGGCTCCCCATCGCAGTGCTGCAGGGGCACCAGGGGGGGCTCACTCACCTGCGCTTCTCCCCCGACGGCACGCTGCTCTACAGCGGGGGCAGGAAGGTAAAGAGGGGGGCGCATTTTagaaagggttgttttttttttcaccaaaaaaaacaaaacaaaaaaaaaaaacaacagatatAAGTGGAATTAATAATCTGCAGATGTGTACAGTTGCAGGGTTACAGAACACAGGGACAGGGTGAGATTTGTATAAAGTGACAGTCTGCAGCAAACACAGTAGAATacaaaaatgaattttaaaagaTGCAGATGTGCCAACGAAACCTTGAATACAGTAAACAATACTGCTGGAGAAAGCAGAGTGACTCCGGTCTCTCGAAACAATACTAGTGAATGTGGGGGGGCTGTGCTGTTCCATTAACATGCCCCCCCTCCTCAGGACCCCGAGATCCTGTGCTGGGACCTGCGTGAGCCGGGCAGGGTGCTGTTCTCCATGCGGAGAGCCGTCTCCACCAACCAGAGGATGTACTTCGACCTGGAGCCGTGAGTGTGACCCCcgacccccaccccaaccccaaccccaaccccaaccccaaccccaaccccagctCCATAGGAAATctgacattgtattgtattgtattgtattgtattgtattgcattgtattgcattgcaagtgctgtaaaatgctcttaaGAAATCCAGTTGTGGATTACCAGGGCATTGCTTGatcactgtctctgtgtttgtctgtctccAGGTCGGGTCAGTATCTGCTGAGTGGGGATACTGAAGGGGTCGTGTCAGTTTGGGACACCTCTCTACCGCCCTCCGAAGGGAAGGACCCGGTACTGCAGCCCGTACTACAGTTCCAAGCACAGAAAGACTGCGTCAACGGGATCAGGTGAGTCaacatgcacacagacacgcacacagacacaggggcacagacacacacaaatgcacacagacacaggggcacagacacacatgcacacacacacagggagtcagtggctgagccgggatttgaacctcctggtatcaagccccctttctctaaccactggacccccaAACTAAGCCTCCTTCTTTACCCTTCTCCCCCAGCCTGCACCCCCTGATGCCCCTGCTGGCCTGCTCCTCCGGGCAGCGGCAGCTCCCTGAGCCCTGCGAGAGCGGGGACGAGTCGGACGAGGCCGGGGGCCTCATGACGCTGCGCAACGTCCAGGGAGAGAACTCGCTGACCCTCCTCTGGGCTGGACCAACAGCACAGCAAACCGGGGGGGAGATAACTGGCTGACACTCCGCTGGGCTGGACCAACAGCACAGCAAACCACAAGGGGGAAGATAACTCACTGACACTCTGCTGGGCTGGACCAACAGCACAGCAAACCGGGGGGGAGATAACTGGCTGACCCTCCTCTGGACGATGCGAAACTTGTCCCCAGCTGTATGGTGACAGTTCTTCAGAGCACCCCACGCCGCTGCGTTTGCCAAAGTGACATTTCTCTGTACATGTGTTTCTATGTGACTGACggaataaaagtgtattttttttctcaatacctGTGCTGCAGTAACCCTTCGTGTTGTTAACATGTCCTAACACCACACGGCTGGGCTCGACGCAGCTTCAGTGATTGAGAAATGCACTCGATCCGAGGGATTGCATTGCAGGGCTGTGGGATCGATTCTCATTGTGGTgatggtgttgttgttgttgttttaaattacaattccttttttaaatcagtCCCCACTTCCTTCAGAAGCATATTTTAGAGGCATTATATAATAATCGCTGCGGTGGTTCAAACTGCTTGCGTTTGAAGCCGATTTGGATTGACTAAACAAACAGCGATGTGAATGTGAAGTCACGTGAGAGGAGCTCTCTCTAACAGCGCCGCGCTCGCTGGTGAGAGGAGCTCTCTCTAACAGCGCCGCGCTCGCTGGTGAGAGGAGCTCTCTCTAACAGCATCCCTCTTGCTGCATTGACCCCAAACCCTATTGCATTGCTATTATACTTTTCTGGTCACAacaaattattactattattattattgcgtcatttagcagacgcttttatccaaagcgactcacagagactaggagggtgaactctgcatcatcaacaactgctgctgctgctgctgcagagtcacttccaataggagctcgtttgtttgacgtctcatccgaaggacggagcacaaggaggtgaagcgactcgctcagggtcacacacacacacgcacacacacacacacacaggcagtcagtggctgagccgggatttgaacctcctgctaTCGAGACCCCTTTTCTTTCACCGCTGGACCCCCAAGCCTTCTTATTTAAATATTCAGCATTTTATTCTAAAGTAATTTCTAGGGTTAATTTTGAAAGACAGatattgcaggaaaaaaaaaactaaagctttTTGTTTAACTAAATTAGAGTTGTTATCATAATAacggttatttaatttatttatttattaataaccgGTAGCGCGATGCCAGTTGAAAATGCTCCAGAATTTTAGGAGGATGTGATCTCGACCGTGCTGGTAGCTGGTCGGGGATGGATTGCTCTCCCCTGGCTGGTCGGTTCACTCCCCCGTCTCCTCTCTATCGGTTGCTCGGCGGTCGGCTGCTCTCGCCTCTTTGCGaatgaaagacagacagactcctCGAGCAGGGCGAGTGATGCTGCCTCTGCGAATCGAGAGTAATTAAATACAGCgcttaaaaacattatatatgaGTACATGTACACTGTACTGCAAAGATGGAATCTCAGTGCGAATATTTCATGTATTTCCCGGCCGTGCCCATTTCCGAGCTGTCAGACCCGGCGCGGTACCGGTCGTTACCCCGGCGGAGTCACCTGTACCTGGGGGAGACGGTGCGCTTCTTACTGGTGCTGCGGTGCCGGGACGGGGGCGGCTCCGGCGGGGCAGACTCGCAGAGCGGCCGGGCTTGGAGGGAGCTGGCCGGCTCTTTGTCCGCCGTGGCCAGCGTCAGCCCCGGCGGGAGCGGCCAGCAGCAGGGCGACGGAGACGAGACTGGGTTAGAGGCCGAGGAAGAGCAACCAGCGCCCGGCCGAGGAGACGGGAAGACCCGCGGCTTCCGGGAGTGCAAGCCGCTGCTGATCCACAATAACAGTGGGAGCAGCGGGAAGGAGTTCCGGAAAGCGCCGGTGCAGGTAGGAGAGGGGgacggagagggagagggagagggagagggagagggagaagagagggtagggtgacagggagagagggagtgggagttgcggagagggagagggagagggtagggtgagagggagagggagagagagggagtgggagTTGCGGAGAGGgtagggggagggagagggagagggagagggagagggagagagggtagggtgagaggagggggtagggagagggagagggagggaggtttGCATTCATGGTTGGATGCATGATAAAGGGACGGCCGGAGTCGCACCCTCTTCctctctgttttgttttgacaCGTATCGCTTCAGCGTCTGTTTAGCAGCTCGTTGGTTCTGTGCGGAAGACCAGTCGTGCGGTTAAGC from Acipenser ruthenus unplaced genomic scaffold, fAciRut3.2 maternal haplotype, whole genome shotgun sequence includes the following:
- the LOC131728103 gene encoding telomerase Cajal body protein 1-like, with the protein product MATVAAVSEPIREADPETEESQPATPPTQAEPEPGPGEGGEPALKVPRVSNGGPEAAPPSGESSAGPAVSIPEPQVGSDAGLSGVTRASEEGSLDQAAAELSGGEEERGGGGGGGGGGAAAACEEVGVDMQCETQGSQDDLGLDFTHDPTLLTGAWAEYSGMTENFLKGCKCDKNSTARTVRGSPEMTPVLRMAEGDTVYDYCWYPLMSSMEPETCFIASSSRDNPIHIWDAFYGDLRATFRPYNHLDELSAAHSLCFSPDGAQLFCGFDRMVRVFQTCRPGRDCEKRPTMVQKQGQSGIISCIAFSPAQDLYACGSYSRTVGLYSRAEGLPIAVLQGHQGGLTHLRFSPDGTLLYSGGRKDPEILCWDLREPGRVLFSMRRAVSTNQRMYFDLEPSGQYLLSGDTEGVVSVWDTSLPPSEGKDPVLQPVLQFQAQKDCVNGISLHPLMPLLACSSGQRQLPEPCESGDESDEAGGLMTLRNVQGENSLTLLWAGPTAQQTGGEITG